Genomic DNA from Paenibacillus borealis:
GCCGTAGAACATAAGCCGGACATTCTATTTCTGGACATTCAGATGCCTGAGCTGTCCGGATTGGCTTTTGCCGAGAAGCTGCTGCCCTTCTCGCCGGATACGGATATCGTATTCGTGACGGCTTACCGGAATTATGCCGTTGAAGCCTTTGAGCTGTCGGCGGTGGATTATCTGCTGAAGCCCGTAGATCCCTCCCGCCTGCTCAAGACTTGGAACAAGCTTCTCTCCAAGCGTATATCGCCCGGTACAACCGGGACAAGAACTACGGCGGAAACATCCTTCCGCCTCCTGGGCGGTTATGAACTGTCCGGTCCGCAGGGGCCGGTGAAATGGAGCACTCATAAAGCGGAGGAGTTATTCGCCTATCTATGGATTCACAGACAGGGCAGCGTAAGCGTAATTCTGAATGATGTGTTTCCGCAATGGAACTATGAGAAGGGCAAGCAATATCTGCACACCACTGTCTATCAGATCCGCAAAACCTTAAAGAAGGCTGCGCTGGAGGACAGTATTGAGCTGACCTTCGACAGGGAGAACTACCGGCTGGAATCCAGGGGAATTGAAGGCGATACCGAGAGGTTCCTCGACGCAGCCACGCTGGCGCTGCAGAACAATCATCTGGAGGAGATGCGTGATGCTGCCGCCCAGTACAAAGGGGACCTGCTGCAATCGCTGGACAGCCTCTGGGTGTATTCCTCCCGCGATAAATACCGCCGGATCTACCTCAAGCTGCTGGAGCAGCTGGCCCTGGAGCTGATACAGTCCGGGCGTCATTATGAAGCTGAAGATTACGCCGTACGCCTGGCCGAGCTGGAGCCGCTGGATGAGAGTTATGCCCTGCAATTGATCTCCATTTATTACGAAATCGGCAAGCCCCTGAGGGCACAGCGCAAGTTCACCCAATTCAGAGACTCCTACAAAGCTGAGATGGGTGATGAACTGCCGGAATGGTTCCTGGAAGTGTACCTGAGTCTGGGTAAATAGGGGCTGAAGCCTGGCCTGCGGTTCCGCTATCTGCTACCACTGCGGGAAATCCGCTGATATAAAGCACACTAAAAAGCAGCTCCGGATTCCTGTCCGGGCTGCTTTTTAGCGCAAATATGTATATTTTGTGCAAATTATTTCGCTATTTTATGTCAAAGTTCGACGTTTATCAGTGTTTTATCAGTGACAATTGTTACCATTGTTCTTACACAGGTTGATTCAGGCACAGGATGCATGATTAGAGCTATGGAGGTTGTATAATGAACAAATGGCCCGGATTCAAAAAGGTTGTCAAAACCACCCGATTATTGCCGCTTATGATGTCGATGATTCGTGAAGTTACTGTAGATAATACGCCTCCTGCGATGTCCGTAGAGGTTACCACTGATAAAAGCTCCTATCTGCCCGGCGAGGAAGTAACCGTACTGGTTCTTTTGCGTGATTTCGCCCCCAATGACCAAGGATACAGTTACTTCAACTTTATTGTGCAGTATGATAGTCAGGTATTTGACAACGCCGAATACACGCAGCATTCTGTCTATACTGACGCAAGCTATACACCCGGCGATGAAGTGAGCAATATCTTTCAGTTTAATTTCCAGAATCCGGTTGACGGAAGCATCTATCTCGGAATGAACACCACCATGCGCGGAATCGATATTCAGGTCGAAGCGGCCAGTAAACTAAGCTGCATTCCGGCTGTAGACCAGACGCTTGTAACTTTCAAGCTGCGGGTCAGAGAACAGACACTAGCGTCCTCCTCGACCATCGGCCTTGCTAATGAATTCACCAGAATCAGAACTTCTGAAGCAGGCAACAGCTATTATCTATACTCGCCCGATGTCACTGAAATCACTCCCGCCCCTGTTGAAATTACCCGATCCCCGTCTGTATCTGTCTTCTCATCCTTAGAGTCAACCAACCGTCTGGCGTAGCAGAGGCCCCTTAAGATATCCATATCCGCTTCCAAGCACCTTACAAATTGGCAGCCGCCTATACTTCCTGTAGTATAACTGTATACATACTCAGGAAGCAGGTGGCTTATAATGCTGCATTCAGAAATTATAAATTTACGGGCAACGACCCTGGAAGATCTCGATTTTGTCCTGGATGCCGAAGGGGCAGAGCTAAACCGCCGGTTCATCGGCCAGTGGAGCAGGGAACAGCACACAGCAGCTTTGGATAACGGGGACATTATGCATCTGATTGTTCAAGACTCCGCCGGGGAACGGGCAGGGTACGTGATTCTCACGGGGATTCAGGACCGTAACCTCACGGTCTGTATCAAGCGGATTGTCATTCAGACCAAGGGCTGCGGCTATGGAAAAATGACGCTGAAGCTGCTGAGCAGCTGGGCCTTCACCCATACGGACACTCACCGGCTGTGGCTGGACGTCAAAGATCATAATGCCAGAGCACAGCATGTGTATGAGGGGGCCGGCTTCAAACTGGAAGGCACCCTGCGCGAGTGTGTACGGACTGAGGAAGGATTCGAATCGCTGCAGGTCATGTCTATGCTGCGGCATGAATACATATACGAATAGTTACAGCAAAACAGCCGGTCAGCCCACGTTCAGGAGCGATCCGGCTGTCTTTATTTTAGAATGCCGGAACTACCGCCACTCCATATTTGTCTTCAATAAACTTCTTGACGTCGGGACTGGTGAGTGCCGCATCCAGCTTCTTAATCTCGTCCCTGTTCTCATCCCCGCTGCGCACCACGATAATATTGGCATAAGGTGAATTGGCATCCTCACGGAACAGCGCCGACTCAGGATCTATCCCCGATTCAAGCACGATATTCGTGTTGATGACCGCACCATCCAGATCAGGAAGGGCCCGCGGCAGTGTAGCGGCGTCGGCTTCTACGAATTCGAAGTTATGCGGATTGTCAGCGATATCCTTCGGCGTGGCCTCATACGTGGTCAATCCGTCCTTCAGTTTAATCAATCCCTGCTGCTGCAGCAGGACAAGTGCCCGGTATTCATTAGAAGGGTTGTTCGGAATCCCGATCTTGGCCCCGTCCTTGAGCTCCTCCTTCGACTTCAGCTTCCCGGAGTAGAATCCAATCGGCTCCACATGCACCTTGGCAGTCACGGCAAAGTCGTAGCCCTTCTCTTCCTTAATCGAATCAAGATAAGGCACATGCTGAAAATAGTTCGCATCAATCTGCTTCTCCTGCAGTGCCGGATTCAGCTGGCCTTCATCGTCAAGTGTAACGATCTCCAGATTGATTCCCTCTTCCTTCAGCGCTGGTTTGATAAACTCCAGAATTTCGGCATGCGGAACGGCTGCCGCCCCCACCTTGAGTGTAATCTCTTTGCCTGCCTTGCCGTCCGAAGAACCCTCTGCCGCTGCTGCCCCGTCATTCCCCTTGTCAGAACCGCAGCCTGCGAGCACCCCCGCCAGAACAATCGCCAATGCGACCAGTACGCTGCTTGCTTGTTTCTTCACCCTAATCCCGCCTCTCGAACATATATATTTACAATCATTACTGCCTTAATAACAGCTATATTTCGTTGTTATACGAATGGATGCGATTTGAAAGTATAGCATGAACCTGAGATTCTTCCACTGAATGAAGCCATCGTTCATAACTGCGGCACTTGGACTTATCCGCTTTTACAGCGTTTCCTGTCGATAGACCCGGCAATATAATCACCGCTCCATTGCAGGACCTGGACGATTAGAATGATCAGCAGCACAGTCCCCAGAAGAACGTCCGTGCGGAAACGCTGGTATCCGAAACGGATCGCCAGGCTGCCCAGCCCTCCGGCACCTATGGCCCCGGCAACTGCCGTAAATTCCGTGATAGAGATTACAGCAATCGTAACCCCGCGTACCAGTGCAGGCAGCGCCTCGGGAACAATGACTTGTGTAATAATCGTTAAGGGATGGGCACCTACCGATTTGGCTGCTTCAATCTTTCCCGGCTCCACTTCCCGCAGCGCACTCTCGATAATTCTCCCCAGGAACGGAGCCGCCCCGATGGATAAGGATACAATCGCCGCTGTCGGGCCGAGCGAGGTTCCGACAATCAGCCGGGCCAGAGGCAGCAGCAGCACAATAAGAATAATAAACGGAATGGAGCGTATCCCGTTAATTGCCGTGCTGATCACCCTGTTCAGCCGGGGAACGGGAAGTACTCCCCCTTTCTCCGTGACCACCAGCGTTATACCCAGCAGCGCCCCCAGAATAAGGGCAAATACAGAAGACCAGGCCACCATATACAGCGTCTGCAGCAGGCCGCCCCACAGAAGCTCTACCATATCCTCTTTCATCGTAGAATGACCGCCTTTTCTGCTCCATTGGCATCCTTGTAGTAGTTGAATATATTCACAAACTGCTTAGCCGTCTCGCTCTCCGGACGGTAGAACAGCTGCTCAACCGGTCCGTTCTCCACGATCCGCCCGCCCTCGATAACAGCGGCATTGACACAGATATGGCGCAATACATCCATTTCATGCGTGATCAGCACGATGGTCAGATTCAGCTTCCGGTTGATCTCCTGCAGCAGCTCAAGGATCGAATACGTCGTCTGCGGATCAAGTGCCGAGGTGGCCTCATCGGAGAGGAGCACATCAGGCTGAGCGGCCAGCGCCCGGGCGATCCCCACCCGCTGCTTCTGGCCGCCGCTCAGCTGCGACGGGTATACATTAAGCTTATCGCTTAACCCGACGAGCTCCAGAATGTCATGCACGCGCTCACGGGTCTCCTGCTTGGAAAATCCTGCGACTCTAAGCGGAAAAGCGACATTTCCGTATACTGTCTTGGCCTCCAGCAGATTGAACTGCTGAAAGATCATCCCGATCCGGCGGCGGGCGAGCCGCAGCTCCTTGCCCTTAAGCTCTGTTATGTTCGTGCCCGCTACCTCCACGCTCCCGGAATCCGGCTGCTCCAGACGGTTGAGACAGCGGATCAGGGTAGACTTGCCGGCGCCGCTTGCACCGATAATTCCGAAGATCTCACCTTTCTTAATGCTCAGATTAATATCCTGCAGAGCGGATACCTTGCCGTCCCGGGTAGCGTAGCTCTTGTTCAACTCTTTAACAACAATCATCCTGCCCCCTCCTCCCCTCATAACTCCGCCTGATAAGCTGCCCTCATATTCCTGCCCCGTTTAGCCATCAAAAAAGACCAAGCCAACGCCACTTCGGGCGGTCAGGCTTGATCTCCAGTCTGCTGGTCAATCAATTATTAATATTCCGATTAAATCCATGGGATTAATATAGACCAACCGTAAAAAACTGTCAATCCTAATCTTCGTACCTAATATATAAAAAGCCGCGATCCTAAGATCGCAGCCCCTATCCGTGATGCTGATTTACGTATGGGTTCCAATCGGAGACGCCGGCTTACTGCCGCCAAAAATCAGCGTCGTCACATGCTTGCGCGCGTCCGCCGTGAGCAGAAGCAGTTCTACCGGTTCTCCGGCCGGCTCACTAGGGATAAACCTAACCCTGGCGCCGTCCAGATCCTCGAAGATGCCGGTAACGGTATATCCCTGCAGCAGGAGGCTGTCGATCGCCTGCCGCTCTTGGTCGAACTCGTCGAATGCCGACATCTCAGATCACTCCCCCGCTGATTTCCGCTTTGGCCGGACGGGGCGCTTCCGCCTCGAAACGCTTGCGGTGCAAATATTGGCCCGCACCAGCTGTGCCGACGAACGCCTTGTCGCGGATAACGAATTCGCCGCGGCTAAGGACAGACACCGGCTCCCCCTTAACCTGCATCCCTTCAAAGGCATTATAATCCACGTTCATATGATGAGTCTCAGCGGAGAGCGTTCTTTCGACCGTAGGATCGAAGATGACAATATCTGCGTCACTGCCTACAGCAATTGTACCTTTCTGAGGGAACAGGCCGAACAGCTTGGCGCTGGAGGTGGAGATGATATCCACGAACTTATTCAGCGAGATGCGTCCCTTCTGCACACCCTCGGAGTAGAGGACGCTGAACCGGTCTTCGATGGTTGGTCCCCCGTTCGGGATCTTCGAGAAGTCACCAAGCCCGAGATCCTTCTGTCCCTTGAAGTTAAACGAGCATTGGTCAGAGCCGATGGTCTGCAGCGTTCCGCTCCAGAGGGCATCCCACAGCACATCCTGGTTCCACTGTTCGCGCAGCGGAGGAGACCAGACATACTTCGCACCCTCGAAATCCGGCTTCTCAAGCGCTGACTGGTCCAGCACCAGATACTGCGGGCAGGTCTCGCCGTAGACGCGCAGCCCTTTTTTGCGTGCTTCAGCGATCTTCCAGGCAGCTTCGGCGCAGGTGACATGCACCACATAGAGCTGCGAATCCGTCAGCTCGGTCAAATACGCCGCCCGGCCGGTAGCTTCGCCTTCCAGCTCGGGAGGCCGGGTCAGCGCATGATAGATCGGATCGGTATTGCCGGCGGCCAGCGCCTGATCCACCAGATACTCAATCACATCGCCGTTCTCGGCATGCACCATTACAAGTGCACCTTCGCGCTTCGCGGCCTGCAGCGTCTTGTACAGCACACCGTCATCAGCCTGGAAGGTGTTCTTGTAGGCCATGAATACCTTCAGCGAGGTGATGCCTTCCCTCTCAATAATCTGCGGCAGCTCACCAAGCACCTTGTCATTCAGCTCCGACACCATGAGGTGGAAGCTGTAGTCAATGACCGCTTTATCCTGCGATTTGTTATGCCAGGTGTCGACGGCCTGCTGCAGCGGCTGGCCCTTGGTGGTCAGGCAGAAGTCGATAACCGTTGTGGTTCCGCCATAGGCGGCGGCAATCGTGCCGGTCTCGAAGTCGTCAGCAGTGACGGTACCGCCAAAAGGCATATCCAGATGTGTATGCGGGTCAATCCCCCCAGGAAATACGTAACAGCCGGAAGCATCGACAATCTCTGCTCCCGGCGATTCAAGATTCAGGCCAATCCCGGTAATTACGCCTTCCTCAATCAGTACATCTCCTGTATAAGTATCCGCTGCTGTGACGATAATGCCGTTCTTGATGATCTTCTTCATCTTAACCCACCTCCGCTTCCGAATAAGAACCGTTTAAGCCGCTAATGACCTGATTGCGCTGATTCCAGGTCATCGGCGCCACACCGCTATCCAGTGCAACCATATCAATCGCACCGTCTGCCGGGCAGACAATGGAACATAAATTACAGCCTACGCAGTCTTCCTCACGCACCTGCAGAATCGCCTTACCCTCAGCATTCGTCAGCATATCGATACATTGATGCGAGGCGTCTTCACAGGCAATATGGCATTTATTGCAGTTGATGCAGTTATCCTCGTTAATCCGGGCAACCACTTTATAGTTAAGGTCGAGATCGCCCCAGTTGGAATACTTGGGCACCGATTTGCCGACCAGTTCCATCACTGAAGCCAGGCCCTTCTCATCCAGGTAATTATTCAGACCGTCAATCATCTCCTCCACGATCCGGAAGCCGTGATGCATAACCGCCGTACAGACCTGAATCCCGGTGGAGCCCATCAGCATGAACTCTACGACATCCTGCCAGGTGGAGATGCCTCCGATTCCGGAAATCGGAACACCGACTGCGCGGTCACGCGCACACTCCGCCACCATGCTGAGGGCAATCGGCTTCACCGCCGGGCCGCAGTAGCCGCCGTGCGCCCCCTGGCCGCCGACATTCGGAATCGTGTTCCAGCTGTGGATATCGACTCCGGCAAGGCTGTTGATCGTATTGATCAGGCTGATCGCATCCGCTCCGCCCTTGACGGCATGCCGGGCAACGACCGTGATGTCGGTGATATTCGGTGTCATCTTCACAATAACAGGCGTTGTCGCCACTTCCTTGACCCAGGCGGTCTGCGCCTGCACCAGATCAGGCTGCTGGCCGGAAGCTGCGCCCATTCCCCGCTCGGCCATACCGTGCGGACAGCCGAAGTTAAGCTCAAGGCCGTCTACACCGACCGCTTCGACGCGCTTGACAATTTCATGCCACTTTTCCTGCTTGGGCTCTACCATCAGGGAGGCGATAATCGTGTTGTTGGGGAATCTTTTCTTCGTCTCATAGATTTCCTTGAGGTTGACCTCCAGCGGACGGTCGGTAATGAGCTCGATATTATTGAAGCCCGCTACACGCTGCCCGCCAAAATGAACGGCGGCAAACCGCGAGGAGGTGTTAATGACCGGCTCGCCCAGCGTTTTCCACACCGCGCCTCCCCAGCCCGCTTCGAATGCACGCTGCACCTGATAGCCTGTATTGGTAGGCGGTGCCGAGGCCAGCCAGAACGGATTCGGTGACTTGATTCCTGCAAAATCAATACTGAGATCTGCCATAGTAAATCCCTCCCTGTCATATGAAATCTATACCGCAGAGCCAACCACACTATCCTGATGGCCCGACATTTGCTTCACAATCGCATAGGCGGCATCCTTGCCCTGCTGGGCGGCGGAGACGACCATCGCTTCACCTGCACCGGATCCGAAGACGATATCACCCGCGGCATAAATCTGCGGATCAGAGGTGCGGCCGGTCTTCCCGTCGATCTTCACTACACCCCGGTCATGCTCCAGGCCCAGCGCCTCAATCAGGTCAATCCGCCGCTTCTGCCCGATAGCCACGACCACCGCGTCCACGGGCAGGATGAATTCGGATCCCTCCACTGGCATTGGCGCGAGGCGGCCGTCCGGGCCGGCTTCGCCCGTCAGCTTCATCTGCACACATTCCAGCCCGGTCACATTGCCGAGCTCGTCCCCGACAATCCGCTTCGGCAGGGTCAGCCAGTTGAACTCCACACCTTCCTGCTTGGCGAATTCATATTCGAAGTCATACGCCGTCATCTCCGTGCGGGTCCGGCGGTAGACCATCTTCACATTCGCTGCGCCAAGCCGCACGGAGCAGGTGGCCGCATCGATAGCCGTGTTGCCTGCACCGATGACAGCAACGCGCTGGCCCATCAGCTCCAGGGTAGGGATGCCTGTCTTCGTAGTTTCTACCAGCTCTATCGCATCGTAGACACCGGACAGCTTCTCGCCTTCAATGCCCAGCGGAGGAACGTACCCCATGCCTGCAGCCAGCACAATGGCATCATATCCGGCCTTCAGCTCTTCTACAGAGATATCCACTCCTACCTTCATTCCGGTGCGGATTTCTACGCCAAGCTTCTCTACCTGCTCTACTTCCCACAGGGAGATGGACTGCGGCAGCCGGAACGAGACAATCCCGTGGGTATCCAGGCCCCCTGCCAGCTGCTTCGCTTCATAAATCACGACCTGGAAGCCCGCGCGTGCCAGCTCCCTGGCTGCGGACAGCCCTGCCGGACCGCCGCCGATCACGGCGGCTTTTTTGCCGTTTGGACTGCCAGCCTTGAATAACTGGACCCCGCTGCTGATAGCCCAGTCGGTGGCATAACGCTGCAGCAGGCCAATCTGAATCGGCGCCGAAGCATCATTCAGGACACAGGCGCCTTCGCACAGCTCCTCAGTCGGACATACCCGGGCGCAGCTGGCGCCTACCGGATTGGAATCCATAATGGTCTGCGCCGAGCCCTTCAGGTTATCGGTAGCGATTCTTTTGATGAAGGAAGGGATATTAATGCTGGTCGGACAGGCCTTAATACATGGCGCATCATAACAATACAGACAGCGGTTGGATTCCTCGATTGCACCTTTGCGGGTAAGTCCCGGCTCAGCCTCGGCAAAATTGCGCATGAACATATCAGGTGTGAATGTTAACGGTGAAGCATGCTCCATCGGTGATCCCTCCTTCTGTATGATAGCTTCCGCTTTCGAATCAGGTTTGTGTTATATAATATAACATTATTACGATGATTGCCTTAATATTTTACTTACTTATAAGGATTATTGTAGTAAAATGAACTCTAAGCCAACATCAACACTGATCCGTCTTCAATATTAAGTCATATTTCCTGACATTCTATATTCAAACTATAGTCAATTCATTTTTTCGTTACATTAGACACATTGTCTAATTTCAAAAGTCTATTTTTTACCTGTGAGAATGAATTGAGAATGGGGAAGCCGCAAAACGGGCTGCTAAGGCATACGTTCAACGAGGGGGAAGCTTATGGATTGGGAACTTGTATTTACGATCCGCGACGCGCTGAAGAGACCGCTGTTTGCGGAAGCTGAACTGATTGGAGGAAGAAACGGCCTGAACCGGGCGGTCCGCTGGGTACATGTGCTGGAGAGCCCAAGCTTCGACAGCCTGATTCACGGAGAAGAGATGATTCTGACCACGGGGATGAGCGCAAGCAGTGATTTAGCCGCTTCATTATCTTTTATGCAGAATTTGATCGATAAGAACGCCGCCTGTTTATGCATTGAGCTGGGTGCTTATTTCAGCTCGATTCCGCAGGAAATGATTGATCTGGCGGGCCATCATGACTTCCCGCTGATACAGTTCACCCGCACTGTGCGTTTCGTCGATATCACACTCGATCTGCATTCCCTCATCATCAACCGCCATCACCGCATGCTGCAGGAGCTGGAGAGCATCTCCCGAGAATTCCACCGTCTGACGCTGACTTCCCAGGGGACCCTTAAAGTACTGCAATTATTATGCAAAAGCACCCGCACACAGATTGTCTATATGCAGATTCAGGGTAAACCCCTGTTCTTCCCGGCTCTGCCGCCCGAGGAGCAACAGCCGCTGCTGAATTTCTTCGAGGCCTTCAGCGAAGAGATGGAGGGCGTCCAACCGGACGCCGCGCCGCATATCCGGGAATACGGCCATAAGACCATTGCCCTGAAACCAGTCGGAGCCTTGGACCAGACCTGGGCTTACATCCTGATGGTCTGCAATCATAAGCCGCAGGAATTCGACTGCCTGCTGCTGGACTCCGCCTCCCTGTCGATCGCGCAGGAGCTGCTGCGCACGCGGTATATGGAGGAACGCAAGCTTTTCTCCGAGAACCTGTGGGTGGATGAGCTCGTGGGCGGCCGCGGCCAGGATGATAACCGGATCAAAGGTCTGGTGGGCCCTGATTTCAACGTGGTTAACGAGCTGCCGTACCGCGTATGCCTGATCGAGATTGAGAACCCCCGCGATGTCAAATGGAACAGCTCGGAGAATGATTGGGAATCGATCACCTTCCACCTCTCCCTCATTCTGCGTTCGATCTTCGAGAAGTACTCCCTCCGTCCGCTGATTACACTCAAGAACAACCGGCTGACCGTCATCGCGCTGGATATCCAGTCCAAGCTGCCCGGCAAGCTGCGCCTGCAGCAGGCGCTCGATGCCCTGCAGCATATCCGCTCCGACGAGAAATTGAAGGACCTGCAGCTCGTTACCGGAGTCAGCAAGTCCCACAGAGGTCTGAAACATGCCCATGCCGGCTACCAGGAAGCCGTACAAGCGCTGTCTCTCTATTCTTGTTACCAGAAACCAGTCCTCTTCTATGAAGAGCTCGGCGTCTTCCAGCTGCTGCTGAACCTGAACGACGGCAAGACGCTGGAGAATTTCATCCGCAGCTATCTCGGCCCGCTGATTGACCACGATGAAGCCAAGGGCAGTGAGCTGATGCTGACGCTGCGCGTCTATCTCGACCACGACGGCTCGAAGCAGATTGCCGCCAGGAATCTGTTCATTGTACGGCAGTCACTCTACTACCGGCTGGACAAAATCACCGAGCTGCTCGGCGAGGACTTCATGCAGCCGGAGAACCGGATCTCAATCCAGGTGGCTCTGCGGGCCTACCAGTTCCTATACCCGGAGAAGTTCAGTCTGCCCAGCTCCCGTTCAGCACAGCTTTGAAGGTGTCGATGATGAACTGAATGTCCTCATCAGTAGAGGATAGAGGCGGAGCGAACGTGAGAACGTTGTTGAAGCCCGCTACTGTATCCCCGTTCTTGCCGATGATCAGCCCCTTGGATTTGCATTCAGCGATAATCCCCTTGACCACACTGAGGTCAGCAGGCTGTTTGCTGGCTTTATCCGCTACCAGCTCAATGCCTATCACCAGCCCGAAGCTGCGGATGTCGCCTACCAGCTTGTGATCCT
This window encodes:
- a CDS encoding response regulator, with the protein product MVIDDEWPALEQMRELLLQCEGISSVLVYDNPREAFTAAVEHKPDILFLDIQMPELSGLAFAEKLLPFSPDTDIVFVTAYRNYAVEAFELSAVDYLLKPVDPSRLLKTWNKLLSKRISPGTTGTRTTAETSFRLLGGYELSGPQGPVKWSTHKAEELFAYLWIHRQGSVSVILNDVFPQWNYEKGKQYLHTTVYQIRKTLKKAALEDSIELTFDRENYRLESRGIEGDTERFLDAATLALQNNHLEEMRDAAAQYKGDLLQSLDSLWVYSSRDKYRRIYLKLLEQLALELIQSGRHYEAEDYAVRLAELEPLDESYALQLISIYYEIGKPLRAQRKFTQFRDSYKAEMGDELPEWFLEVYLSLGK
- a CDS encoding GNAT family N-acetyltransferase, which gives rise to MLHSEIINLRATTLEDLDFVLDAEGAELNRRFIGQWSREQHTAALDNGDIMHLIVQDSAGERAGYVILTGIQDRNLTVCIKRIVIQTKGCGYGKMTLKLLSSWAFTHTDTHRLWLDVKDHNARAQHVYEGAGFKLEGTLRECVRTEEGFESLQVMSMLRHEYIYE
- a CDS encoding MetQ/NlpA family ABC transporter substrate-binding protein; the encoded protein is MKKQASSVLVALAIVLAGVLAGCGSDKGNDGAAAAEGSSDGKAGKEITLKVGAAAVPHAEILEFIKPALKEEGINLEIVTLDDEGQLNPALQEKQIDANYFQHVPYLDSIKEEKGYDFAVTAKVHVEPIGFYSGKLKSKEELKDGAKIGIPNNPSNEYRALVLLQQQGLIKLKDGLTTYEATPKDIADNPHNFEFVEADAATLPRALPDLDGAVINTNIVLESGIDPESALFREDANSPYANIIVVRSGDENRDEIKKLDAALTSPDVKKFIEDKYGVAVVPAF
- a CDS encoding methionine ABC transporter permease, with product MKEDMVELLWGGLLQTLYMVAWSSVFALILGALLGITLVVTEKGGVLPVPRLNRVISTAINGIRSIPFIILIVLLLPLARLIVGTSLGPTAAIVSLSIGAAPFLGRIIESALREVEPGKIEAAKSVGAHPLTIITQVIVPEALPALVRGVTIAVISITEFTAVAGAIGAGGLGSLAIRFGYQRFRTDVLLGTVLLIILIVQVLQWSGDYIAGSIDRKRCKSG
- a CDS encoding methionine ABC transporter ATP-binding protein, producing the protein MIVVKELNKSYATRDGKVSALQDINLSIKKGEIFGIIGASGAGKSTLIRCLNRLEQPDSGSVEVAGTNITELKGKELRLARRRIGMIFQQFNLLEAKTVYGNVAFPLRVAGFSKQETRERVHDILELVGLSDKLNVYPSQLSGGQKQRVGIARALAAQPDVLLSDEATSALDPQTTYSILELLQEINRKLNLTIVLITHEMDVLRHICVNAAVIEGGRIVENGPVEQLFYRPESETAKQFVNIFNYYKDANGAEKAVILR
- the hydA gene encoding dihydropyrimidinase, with product MKKIIKNGIIVTAADTYTGDVLIEEGVITGIGLNLESPGAEIVDASGCYVFPGGIDPHTHLDMPFGGTVTADDFETGTIAAAYGGTTTVIDFCLTTKGQPLQQAVDTWHNKSQDKAVIDYSFHLMVSELNDKVLGELPQIIEREGITSLKVFMAYKNTFQADDGVLYKTLQAAKREGALVMVHAENGDVIEYLVDQALAAGNTDPIYHALTRPPELEGEATGRAAYLTELTDSQLYVVHVTCAEAAWKIAEARKKGLRVYGETCPQYLVLDQSALEKPDFEGAKYVWSPPLREQWNQDVLWDALWSGTLQTIGSDQCSFNFKGQKDLGLGDFSKIPNGGPTIEDRFSVLYSEGVQKGRISLNKFVDIISTSSAKLFGLFPQKGTIAVGSDADIVIFDPTVERTLSAETHHMNVDYNAFEGMQVKGEPVSVLSRGEFVIRDKAFVGTAGAGQYLHRKRFEAEAPRPAKAEISGGVI
- the preA gene encoding NAD-dependent dihydropyrimidine dehydrogenase subunit PreA — its product is MADLSIDFAGIKSPNPFWLASAPPTNTGYQVQRAFEAGWGGAVWKTLGEPVINTSSRFAAVHFGGQRVAGFNNIELITDRPLEVNLKEIYETKKRFPNNTIIASLMVEPKQEKWHEIVKRVEAVGVDGLELNFGCPHGMAERGMGAASGQQPDLVQAQTAWVKEVATTPVIVKMTPNITDITVVARHAVKGGADAISLINTINSLAGVDIHSWNTIPNVGGQGAHGGYCGPAVKPIALSMVAECARDRAVGVPISGIGGISTWQDVVEFMLMGSTGIQVCTAVMHHGFRIVEEMIDGLNNYLDEKGLASVMELVGKSVPKYSNWGDLDLNYKVVARINEDNCINCNKCHIACEDASHQCIDMLTNAEGKAILQVREEDCVGCNLCSIVCPADGAIDMVALDSGVAPMTWNQRNQVISGLNGSYSEAEVG
- a CDS encoding NAD(P)-dependent oxidoreductase gives rise to the protein MEHASPLTFTPDMFMRNFAEAEPGLTRKGAIEESNRCLYCYDAPCIKACPTSINIPSFIKRIATDNLKGSAQTIMDSNPVGASCARVCPTEELCEGACVLNDASAPIQIGLLQRYATDWAISSGVQLFKAGSPNGKKAAVIGGGPAGLSAARELARAGFQVVIYEAKQLAGGLDTHGIVSFRLPQSISLWEVEQVEKLGVEIRTGMKVGVDISVEELKAGYDAIVLAAGMGYVPPLGIEGEKLSGVYDAIELVETTKTGIPTLELMGQRVAVIGAGNTAIDAATCSVRLGAANVKMVYRRTRTEMTAYDFEYEFAKQEGVEFNWLTLPKRIVGDELGNVTGLECVQMKLTGEAGPDGRLAPMPVEGSEFILPVDAVVVAIGQKRRIDLIEALGLEHDRGVVKIDGKTGRTSDPQIYAAGDIVFGSGAGEAMVVSAAQQGKDAAYAIVKQMSGHQDSVVGSAV
- a CDS encoding PucR family transcriptional regulator: MDWELVFTIRDALKRPLFAEAELIGGRNGLNRAVRWVHVLESPSFDSLIHGEEMILTTGMSASSDLAASLSFMQNLIDKNAACLCIELGAYFSSIPQEMIDLAGHHDFPLIQFTRTVRFVDITLDLHSLIINRHHRMLQELESISREFHRLTLTSQGTLKVLQLLCKSTRTQIVYMQIQGKPLFFPALPPEEQQPLLNFFEAFSEEMEGVQPDAAPHIREYGHKTIALKPVGALDQTWAYILMVCNHKPQEFDCLLLDSASLSIAQELLRTRYMEERKLFSENLWVDELVGGRGQDDNRIKGLVGPDFNVVNELPYRVCLIEIENPRDVKWNSSENDWESITFHLSLILRSIFEKYSLRPLITLKNNRLTVIALDIQSKLPGKLRLQQALDALQHIRSDEKLKDLQLVTGVSKSHRGLKHAHAGYQEAVQALSLYSCYQKPVLFYEELGVFQLLLNLNDGKTLENFIRSYLGPLIDHDEAKGSELMLTLRVYLDHDGSKQIAARNLFIVRQSLYYRLDKITELLGEDFMQPENRISIQVALRAYQFLYPEKFSLPSSRSAQL